In Bradyrhizobium guangxiense, the following are encoded in one genomic region:
- a CDS encoding ArsC family reductase, whose product MPNTIYGIKNCDTMKKARAWLDTHGVPYAFHDYKAAGVEKDKLKQWSDKVGWETLLNRAGTTFKKLPDADKEGLSEKKALALMLAQPSMIKRPVLEIGGRLLVGFKPDIYAKEVKVK is encoded by the coding sequence TTGCCCAACACAATCTACGGCATCAAGAACTGCGACACCATGAAGAAGGCGCGAGCCTGGCTCGACACGCATGGCGTGCCTTACGCGTTTCACGACTACAAGGCGGCTGGCGTCGAGAAGGACAAGCTCAAGCAATGGAGCGACAAGGTCGGTTGGGAGACGCTGCTCAATCGCGCCGGGACGACCTTCAAGAAGCTGCCCGATGCCGACAAGGAAGGCTTGAGCGAGAAGAAGGCGCTGGCCCTGATGCTAGCGCAGCCATCGATGATCAAGCGGCCGGTGCTGGAGATTGGCGGCAGGCTGCTGGTCGGCTTCAAGCCGGACATCTATGCCAAGGAAGTCAAGGTCAAGTAG
- a CDS encoding PAS domain-containing protein, giving the protein MDFASAAPSIVKSIRQRDLLNTWLRLYARQQIAPAIWEYQPARLEEELSDLIYYTVDISTPTPSLIIQSEGTRISRAYGQTGKGVLLSDYLGQRLAPFVMPIYHKCVARALPVYSVADVDDIYGRIVAYERLLLPFHTDGKVCHVIASVKTFCEDGGFEIKNLMRGNDALPRPKLRAVIDRELFHRAPGRIATADVVELADQPGTATEMIELN; this is encoded by the coding sequence TTGGATTTCGCGAGCGCCGCTCCCTCCATCGTCAAGTCGATCAGGCAGCGAGATCTGCTGAACACGTGGCTGCGACTTTATGCGCGCCAGCAGATCGCACCGGCGATCTGGGAGTACCAGCCCGCGCGGCTCGAGGAAGAACTCTCCGACCTCATCTATTATACGGTGGACATCTCGACGCCGACGCCGAGCCTGATCATCCAGAGCGAAGGCACACGTATCTCGCGCGCCTATGGGCAGACCGGCAAGGGCGTTCTGCTCAGCGATTATCTCGGGCAACGTCTCGCACCGTTCGTGATGCCGATCTATCATAAATGTGTGGCGCGCGCCCTGCCGGTCTATAGCGTTGCAGATGTCGACGACATCTACGGCCGCATCGTCGCTTATGAACGGCTGCTGCTGCCGTTCCACACCGACGGCAAGGTCTGTCACGTCATCGCCTCGGTCAAGACCTTCTGCGAGGACGGCGGCTTTGAGATCAAGAATCTGATGCGCGGAAACGACGCGCTACCGCGTCCGAAGCTGCGCGCCGTGATCGATCGCGAGCTTTTCCATCGCGCACCCGGCCGAATCGCGACTGCCGACGTGGTCGAGCTCGCGGACCAGCCCGGCACCGCCACCGAGATGATCGAGCTGAACTAG
- a CDS encoding ABC transporter ATP-binding protein gives MADEFILETEGLTKEFAGFFAVRDVALKVRRGSIHALIGPNGAGKTTCFNLLTKFLKPSAGKILYKGQDITAMAPADVARMGLVRSFQISAVFPHLTALENVRVALQRQHGSSFDFWRSKSVLNRYNDRARELLNDVGLSEFANTPAVEMPYGRKRALEIATTLALDPEMMLLDEPMAGMGHEDIDKIAALIKRISAKYTILMVEHNLSVVANLSDIITVLTRGQVLAQGHYSELTKDERVKEAYLGAGHA, from the coding sequence TTGGCCGATGAGTTCATTCTCGAAACGGAAGGCTTGACCAAGGAGTTCGCGGGCTTTTTCGCGGTCCGCGACGTTGCGCTCAAGGTTCGCCGTGGGAGCATTCATGCGTTGATCGGCCCGAACGGGGCCGGCAAGACGACCTGCTTCAATCTTCTGACCAAGTTCCTCAAACCGTCTGCCGGAAAAATCCTGTACAAGGGGCAGGACATCACTGCGATGGCGCCGGCCGACGTGGCCCGCATGGGCCTTGTTCGCTCGTTCCAGATCTCGGCGGTGTTTCCGCATCTCACCGCGCTGGAGAACGTCCGTGTCGCGCTTCAGCGCCAGCACGGCTCTTCGTTCGATTTCTGGCGCTCCAAGTCGGTCCTCAACCGTTACAACGACCGCGCACGCGAGTTGTTGAACGATGTCGGCCTCAGCGAGTTCGCCAACACGCCGGCGGTCGAGATGCCCTATGGGCGCAAGCGTGCACTCGAGATTGCAACCACGCTCGCGCTCGACCCGGAGATGATGCTGCTGGACGAGCCGATGGCCGGCATGGGTCACGAGGACATCGACAAGATCGCTGCGCTGATCAAGCGCATCTCCGCGAAATACACCATCCTGATGGTGGAGCATAATTTGAGTGTCGTGGCCAACCTCTCGGACATCATCACCGTGCTGACGCGCGGGCAGGTGCTCGCGCAAGGTCATTACAGCGAGCTCACCAAGGACGAGCGCGTCAAGGAAGCTTATCTGGGAGCCGGTCATGCCTGA
- a CDS encoding ABC transporter ATP-binding protein has protein sequence MPDTAIAEAPAKAATGGNILQVRNLEAWYGESHILHGINFDVNAGEVVTLLGRNGAGKTTTLKSIMGIIGKRTGSVTFNNREIIRATSDKIARMGIAFCPEERGIFSSLDVRENLMLPPVVREGGLPLDQIFELFPNLKERLGSQGTKLSGGEQQMLAIARILRTGASFLMLDEPTEGLAPVIIQQIGHTIARLKKEGFTILLVEQNFRFASTVADRYYVVEHGKIIDGFSNAELAANMDKLHTYLGV, from the coding sequence ATGCCTGACACTGCGATCGCCGAGGCTCCGGCCAAGGCTGCGACCGGCGGAAACATCCTTCAAGTCCGCAACCTCGAAGCCTGGTACGGCGAGTCCCACATCCTGCACGGGATCAACTTCGACGTGAACGCGGGAGAGGTCGTCACCCTGCTCGGGCGCAACGGCGCCGGCAAGACGACCACGCTGAAGTCGATCATGGGCATCATCGGCAAGCGCACCGGCTCGGTGACGTTCAACAACCGGGAGATCATACGCGCGACCTCTGACAAGATCGCGCGTATGGGTATCGCGTTCTGCCCGGAAGAGCGGGGCATATTCTCCAGCCTCGACGTGCGTGAGAATTTGATGCTGCCGCCGGTGGTCCGTGAGGGCGGGTTGCCGCTCGATCAGATCTTCGAGCTGTTCCCGAATCTGAAGGAGCGGCTGGGCAGCCAGGGCACCAAGCTGTCCGGAGGCGAGCAGCAGATGCTCGCGATCGCGCGCATCCTGCGCACCGGCGCGAGCTTCCTGATGCTGGACGAGCCGACCGAGGGTCTCGCGCCCGTCATCATCCAGCAGATCGGCCATACCATTGCGCGGCTGAAGAAGGAGGGATTCACGATCCTTCTGGTCGAGCAGAATTTCCGCTTCGCGTCCACCGTCGCCGACCGCTACTACGTGGTCGAGCATGGCAAGATCATCGACGGATTTTCCAATGCGGAGCTTGCCGCCAACATGGACAAGCTCCACACCTATCTCGGCGTCTAG
- a CDS encoding ABC transporter substrate-binding protein — MKTRSIASLLLTTALTTALTIAAAGVASAQDKTVKIGALSDQSGLYADLGGPGSTLAAQMAVEDSGLAAKGWKIDIISGDHQNKPDIGTAIARQWFDVDKVDVIVDVPNSGVALAVNNVIKEKNGVYINSGAATSDLTNAQCSPNTVHWTYDTYMLAHTTGQALVKAGGDTWFFLTADYAFGAALERDTTAVVTANGGKVIGGVKHPLNTPDFSSFLLQAQSSKAKVIGLANAGGDTTNTIKQAAEFGIGKGGQKLAALLLFLTDVKAIGLETAQGLNFTETFYWDMNDQTRAFSKRFAAKMKNNAPPTMVQAGVYAGVRHYLKALEAVGGNPHDGVKIVEKMKSMPTEDDLFGKGEIQPNGRTIHSAYLFEVKKPSESKGPWDFYKLVGSVPGDQAFTPLSESKCALLKK, encoded by the coding sequence ATGAAGACCAGGTCGATTGCGTCATTGCTGCTGACCACCGCGCTGACCACCGCGCTGACCATCGCCGCGGCGGGTGTCGCGTCCGCGCAGGACAAGACCGTCAAGATCGGTGCGCTGTCCGATCAGTCCGGCCTCTACGCCGATCTCGGCGGCCCCGGCTCGACGCTCGCGGCGCAGATGGCCGTTGAGGATTCCGGCCTGGCGGCGAAGGGCTGGAAGATCGACATCATCTCCGGCGATCACCAGAACAAGCCCGACATCGGCACCGCGATCGCGCGGCAGTGGTTCGACGTCGACAAGGTTGACGTCATCGTCGACGTACCGAATTCCGGTGTGGCGCTCGCCGTCAACAACGTCATCAAGGAAAAGAACGGCGTCTACATCAATTCGGGGGCGGCGACCTCCGATCTCACCAACGCGCAGTGCTCGCCCAACACGGTGCACTGGACCTACGACACCTACATGCTTGCGCACACCACCGGCCAGGCGCTGGTCAAGGCAGGTGGCGACACCTGGTTCTTCCTGACCGCGGATTATGCCTTCGGTGCCGCTCTCGAGCGCGACACCACGGCGGTGGTCACGGCCAATGGCGGCAAGGTGATCGGCGGCGTCAAGCATCCGCTGAATACGCCGGACTTCTCGTCCTTCCTGCTCCAGGCGCAGTCGTCCAAGGCCAAGGTCATCGGTCTTGCCAACGCCGGCGGCGACACCACCAACACCATCAAGCAGGCGGCCGAGTTCGGCATCGGCAAGGGCGGTCAGAAGCTCGCGGCATTGCTGCTCTTCCTCACCGACGTCAAGGCGATCGGCCTCGAGACCGCGCAGGGCCTCAACTTCACCGAGACGTTCTACTGGGACATGAACGACCAGACCCGGGCGTTCTCGAAGCGCTTCGCTGCGAAGATGAAGAACAACGCGCCGCCGACCATGGTGCAGGCCGGCGTCTATGCGGGCGTGCGTCACTATCTCAAGGCGCTCGAAGCGGTCGGCGGCAATCCGCATGACGGCGTCAAGATCGTCGAGAAGATGAAGTCGATGCCGACCGAGGACGATCTGTTCGGCAAGGGCGAGATCCAGCCCAACGGCCGCACCATCCACAGCGCCTATCTGTTCGAGGTGAAGAAGCCCTCCGAGTCCAAGGGACCGTGGGACTTCTACAAGCTGGTGGGCTCGGTGCCGGGCGACCAGGCTTTCACGCCGCTATCCGAGAGCAAGTGCGCGCTCTTGAAGAAGTGA
- a CDS encoding branched-chain amino acid ABC transporter permease — translation MQALYAQLLVGLINGSFYALLSLGLAVIFGMLNIINFAHGALYMMGAFVAYFLLNLGGINYWWALLLAPVIVGIFGMILERTMLQWLTGLDHLYGLLLTFGIALIVQGVFQNYFGSSGLPYAIPDQLRGGMNLGFMFLPIYRGWVVVFSLVVCLATWFLIEKTQLGAYLRAATENPTLVRAFGINVPRMITLTYGLGVGLAALAGVLSAPINQVRPLMGADLIIVVFAVVVIGGMGSIMGSIITGFALGVIEGLTKYFYPEASNTVVFVLMVLVLLVKPTGLTGRAA, via the coding sequence ATGCAGGCTCTATACGCTCAGCTACTGGTGGGACTGATCAACGGCTCGTTCTACGCGCTGCTCAGTCTCGGGCTTGCCGTGATCTTCGGCATGCTCAACATCATCAATTTCGCCCATGGCGCGCTCTACATGATGGGCGCCTTCGTCGCCTATTTTCTCTTGAACCTCGGCGGCATCAACTACTGGTGGGCGCTGCTGCTTGCGCCCGTCATCGTCGGCATCTTCGGCATGATCCTCGAGCGGACCATGCTGCAATGGCTGACCGGCCTCGATCACCTCTATGGCCTGCTGCTGACCTTCGGCATCGCGCTGATCGTGCAGGGCGTGTTCCAGAACTATTTCGGCTCCTCGGGACTGCCTTACGCCATTCCGGACCAGCTCAGGGGCGGCATGAACCTGGGATTCATGTTCCTGCCGATCTATCGCGGTTGGGTCGTCGTGTTCTCGCTGGTCGTGTGTCTGGCGACCTGGTTCCTGATCGAGAAGACGCAGCTCGGCGCTTACCTGCGGGCCGCCACCGAAAATCCGACGCTGGTGCGCGCTTTCGGCATCAACGTACCGCGCATGATCACACTCACTTACGGCCTCGGCGTCGGTCTGGCCGCGCTCGCCGGCGTGCTCTCGGCGCCGATCAACCAGGTGCGGCCGCTGATGGGTGCGGATCTCATCATCGTCGTGTTCGCGGTGGTCGTGATCGGCGGCATGGGATCGATCATGGGCTCCATCATCACCGGCTTCGCGCTCGGCGTGATCGAGGGCCTGACCAAATATTTCTACCCCGAGGCCTCCAACACCGTGGTGTTCGTGCTGATGGTGCTGGTGCTCTTGGTGAAGCCAACGGGATTGACGGGAAGGGCGGCCTGA
- a CDS encoding branched-chain amino acid ABC transporter permease, which produces MTTLTDDTLPASPRAMRDEMIVFVVMALLLASVPFTGVYPFFVMQALCFALLACAFNLLIGYGGLLSFGHAMFLGTAGYCSAHALKVWALPPELGILVGIAAAFVLSIITGYISIRRQGIYFSMITLALSQLLYFIYLQAPFTHGEDGIQGIPQGRMFGVFDLSKPTVLYYVVLVGFLAGFLLIFRIINSPFGEVLKSIRENEQRAISLGYRTDQYKFLAFVLSGTLAGFAGALKVFVAQNASLTDVHWSMSGEVVLMTLVGGLGTIFGPVVGAFVIIAMQQYLAGFGQWVTVIQGSIFVICVLTFRRGVIGEIAHYFRRSL; this is translated from the coding sequence ATGACAACCCTGACAGACGACACGCTGCCGGCATCCCCGCGCGCGATGCGCGACGAGATGATTGTGTTCGTTGTGATGGCGCTGCTCTTGGCGTCGGTCCCGTTCACGGGAGTCTATCCGTTCTTCGTGATGCAGGCGCTGTGCTTTGCGCTGCTCGCCTGCGCCTTCAACCTGCTGATCGGCTATGGCGGCCTGCTGTCGTTCGGCCACGCGATGTTCTTGGGGACGGCCGGCTATTGCAGCGCGCATGCGCTGAAGGTGTGGGCGTTGCCGCCCGAGCTCGGTATCCTCGTCGGCATTGCAGCGGCTTTCGTGCTCTCGATCATCACGGGCTACATCTCGATCCGCCGGCAGGGCATCTATTTCTCGATGATCACGCTGGCGCTGTCGCAGCTCTTGTACTTCATCTACCTCCAGGCCCCGTTCACCCATGGTGAGGACGGCATCCAGGGCATCCCGCAGGGGCGCATGTTCGGGGTGTTCGATCTCTCCAAGCCGACGGTGCTCTATTACGTCGTGCTGGTCGGGTTCCTCGCCGGCTTCCTGCTGATCTTCCGCATCATCAACTCGCCGTTCGGCGAGGTGCTGAAGTCGATCCGTGAGAACGAGCAGCGCGCGATTTCGCTCGGCTACCGGACCGACCAGTACAAGTTCCTGGCCTTCGTCCTGTCCGGCACGCTGGCCGGTTTCGCCGGCGCGCTGAAGGTGTTCGTGGCGCAGAATGCCTCGCTCACCGACGTCCATTGGTCGATGTCCGGTGAAGTCGTGCTGATGACGCTGGTCGGCGGCCTCGGCACCATCTTCGGTCCCGTGGTCGGCGCCTTCGTGATCATCGCGATGCAGCAATATCTGGCCGGGTTCGGCCAATGGGTGACAGTGATCCAGGGGTCGATCTTCGTGATCTGCGTGCTCACCTTCCGTCGTGGCGTCATCGGCGAAATCGCGCATTACTTCCGGCGATCGCTCTAA
- a CDS encoding DUF47 domain-containing protein: protein MMRWFRAFLPKEERFFDLFDRHAQTVIQGAIALQGMLNGGEETPVYCQRVNQFENDADNITREVLTAVRRTFITPFDRGDIKNLITSLDDAIDQMQQTAKAVMLFEVRSFEPPMREIGGLLIECANLVGRALPLMQAIGPNVAMLTAITEELGKLEGRVDDLHDIGLKELFLKHRDGNAMDFIVGVEIYDHLEKVADRFDDVANEINSIVIEQV, encoded by the coding sequence ATGATGCGATGGTTTCGCGCTTTCCTGCCCAAGGAAGAACGGTTCTTCGACCTGTTCGACCGGCATGCCCAGACCGTGATTCAGGGGGCAATCGCGCTCCAGGGGATGCTCAACGGGGGCGAGGAGACGCCGGTCTATTGCCAGCGCGTCAACCAGTTCGAGAACGACGCCGACAACATAACCCGTGAGGTGCTGACGGCGGTGCGCCGCACCTTCATCACCCCGTTCGACCGCGGCGACATCAAGAACCTGATTACCTCGCTGGACGATGCCATCGACCAGATGCAGCAGACGGCCAAGGCCGTGATGCTGTTCGAGGTCCGCAGCTTCGAGCCCCCCATGCGCGAGATCGGCGGGCTGCTGATCGAATGTGCCAATCTGGTCGGCCGCGCGCTGCCCTTGATGCAGGCGATCGGCCCGAACGTCGCCATGCTCACCGCGATCACCGAGGAGTTGGGCAAGCTGGAGGGCCGCGTCGACGACCTCCACGACATCGGACTGAAGGAGCTGTTCCTCAAGCATCGCGACGGCAACGCGATGGACTTCATCGTTGGTGTCGAGATCTACGACCACCTCGAGAAGGTGGCCGATCGCTTCGACGACGTCGCGAACGAGATCAACAGCATCGTCATCGAGCAAGTTTAG
- a CDS encoding inorganic phosphate transporter, translating to MDAALGLPVLVGLIAVALLFDFLNGLHDAANSIATIVSTRVLRPQFAVFWAAFFNFVAFMVFGLHVAQTIGTGIIDPSIVDAQVIFAALVGAIVWNLVTWALGIPSSSSHALIGGLVGGGMAKAGISAAVWSGLSKTVLAIVLSPLVGFLLAMMLVAIVSWASVRSTPFAVDRAFRILQFASASLYSLGHGGNDAQKTMGIIAVLLYSQGHLGSDFSVPFWVVLSCQAAMAMGTLMGGWRIVRTMGLRITKLTPMQGFCAETGGAATLFMATFLGVPVSTTHTITGAIVGVGAARRVSAVRWNVASSIVYAWVITIPASAIVAALSWWAVKIFVK from the coding sequence GTGGATGCTGCGTTGGGTCTTCCCGTCCTGGTCGGACTGATCGCTGTCGCGCTGCTGTTCGATTTTCTGAACGGCCTGCACGATGCCGCCAATTCGATCGCGACCATCGTCTCGACCCGCGTGTTGCGGCCGCAATTCGCGGTGTTCTGGGCTGCCTTCTTCAATTTCGTCGCCTTCATGGTGTTCGGGCTGCACGTTGCCCAGACCATCGGCACCGGGATCATCGATCCCTCGATCGTCGACGCCCAGGTGATCTTCGCCGCGCTGGTCGGAGCGATCGTCTGGAACCTGGTGACCTGGGCGCTCGGCATCCCGTCCTCGTCGTCGCACGCGCTGATCGGCGGGCTCGTCGGCGGCGGCATGGCCAAGGCAGGGATCTCGGCGGCGGTGTGGAGCGGATTGTCCAAGACGGTGCTGGCGATCGTGCTGTCGCCGCTGGTCGGCTTCCTGCTGGCGATGATGCTGGTGGCGATCGTGTCGTGGGCCTCGGTGCGCTCGACGCCGTTCGCGGTCGATCGTGCCTTCCGGATCCTGCAATTCGCCTCCGCCTCGCTTTATTCGCTCGGCCACGGCGGCAACGACGCGCAGAAGACCATGGGCATCATCGCGGTGCTGCTGTATTCACAGGGCCATCTCGGCAGCGACTTCTCGGTGCCGTTCTGGGTGGTGCTGTCGTGCCAGGCGGCCATGGCGATGGGCACCTTGATGGGCGGCTGGCGCATCGTCCGCACCATGGGCCTGCGGATCACGAAACTGACGCCGATGCAGGGCTTCTGCGCCGAGACGGGAGGGGCCGCGACCCTGTTCATGGCGACCTTCCTCGGGGTTCCCGTCTCGACCACGCACACCATTACCGGCGCCATCGTCGGCGTCGGGGCCGCCCGCCGCGTCTCGGCTGTGCGCTGGAACGTGGCGAGCTCGATCGTCTATGCCTGGGTGATCACGATCCCGGCCTCGGCCATCGTCGCGGCGCTGAGCTGGTGGGCGGTCAAGATCTTCGTCAAGTAA
- the sugE gene encoding quaternary ammonium compound efflux SMR transporter SugE, producing MAWSILFVAGLLEITWAIGLKYTEGFTRLVPSVVTLAAMAGSVILLGLALKSLPVGTAYAVWTGIGAVGTATLGIVLFGEPATALRLASIGLIVAGIVGLKLVT from the coding sequence ATGGCCTGGAGCATCCTGTTCGTCGCCGGGCTTCTCGAGATCACCTGGGCGATTGGCCTGAAATACACCGAGGGCTTCACCAGGCTCGTTCCGTCGGTCGTCACGCTTGCGGCGATGGCTGGCAGCGTCATCCTGCTGGGTCTCGCCCTCAAATCGCTGCCCGTCGGAACCGCCTATGCGGTCTGGACCGGGATCGGTGCGGTCGGCACCGCCACCCTCGGCATCGTCCTGTTCGGCGAGCCCGCCACGGCCCTGCGCCTTGCCAGCATCGGGCTGATTGTGGCCGGGATTGTCGGGCTGAAGCTCGTTACTTGA
- a CDS encoding peptide chain release factor 3 — MSDIATTTAESPARSPLAAEVARRRTFAIISHPDAGKTTLTEKLLLFGGAINLAGQVKAKGERRNTRSDWMKIERERGISVVTSVMTFEFEGLVFNLLDTPGHEDFSEDTYRTLTAVDSAVMVIDAAKGIEARTRKLFEVCRLRDIPIITFINKMDRESRDVFELLDEIEKTLALDTTPMTWPVGRGRDFLGTYDVVNGGVRLLEGGGAKTGAAQQIAIEELAKLNANLDVAAVKDELELVTEASKPFELEAFREGHLTPVYFGSALRNFGVGDLLEGLGKFAPEPRAQDSDQRKVEATDPRMSAFVFKIQANMDPNHRDRIAFARLCSGKLSRGMKAKLVRTGKSMPLSSPQFFFAQDRSVADEAFAGDVVGIPNHGTLRIGDTLTEGEDFNFVGVPSFAPEIVRRVRLTDAMKAKKLKEALQQMSEEGVVQVFRPRDGAPALVGVVGALQLDVLKARLEAEYSLPVEFEVSEFQLARWVSSEDRKKLDTFIAANTSSIADDVDGDPVYLARNEFYLGYTKERAEGIEFTNVKDVKKKG; from the coding sequence ATGTCCGACATCGCCACCACCACAGCCGAATCGCCGGCCCGTTCCCCGCTTGCCGCTGAAGTGGCGCGGCGGCGCACCTTTGCGATCATCTCCCATCCCGACGCCGGCAAGACCACGCTGACCGAGAAGCTGCTGCTGTTCGGCGGCGCCATTAACCTCGCCGGCCAGGTCAAGGCCAAGGGCGAGCGGCGCAACACGCGTTCGGACTGGATGAAGATCGAGCGCGAGCGCGGCATCTCGGTCGTGACCTCGGTGATGACCTTCGAGTTCGAGGGCCTCGTCTTCAACCTGCTGGACACGCCTGGCCACGAGGACTTTTCGGAAGATACTTATCGGACGCTGACGGCGGTCGATTCCGCCGTGATGGTGATCGACGCCGCCAAGGGCATCGAGGCGCGCACCCGAAAGCTGTTCGAGGTGTGCCGCCTGCGCGACATCCCGATCATCACCTTCATCAACAAGATGGATCGCGAGAGCCGCGATGTGTTCGAGCTGCTCGACGAGATCGAGAAGACGCTGGCACTCGACACCACGCCGATGACCTGGCCGGTCGGGCGCGGCCGCGACTTCCTCGGCACCTATGACGTCGTCAACGGCGGCGTGCGCCTGCTCGAAGGCGGCGGCGCCAAGACCGGCGCGGCGCAGCAGATCGCGATCGAGGAGCTGGCCAAGCTCAATGCCAATCTCGACGTCGCTGCCGTGAAGGACGAGCTCGAGCTCGTCACCGAGGCCTCGAAGCCGTTCGAGCTCGAGGCGTTCCGCGAGGGGCATCTGACGCCGGTCTATTTCGGCAGCGCGCTGCGCAATTTCGGCGTCGGCGACCTCCTCGAAGGTCTCGGCAAGTTCGCGCCCGAGCCGCGCGCACAGGACAGCGACCAGCGCAAGGTCGAGGCCACCGATCCGCGCATGAGCGCCTTCGTGTTCAAGATCCAGGCCAACATGGATCCGAACCACCGCGACCGCATCGCGTTCGCGCGCCTGTGCTCGGGCAAGCTCAGCCGCGGCATGAAAGCCAAGCTCGTGCGCACCGGCAAGAGCATGCCACTGTCGAGCCCGCAATTCTTCTTCGCGCAGGATCGTTCGGTCGCGGACGAAGCCTTCGCCGGTGACGTCGTCGGCATTCCCAATCACGGCACGCTGCGCATCGGCGACACCTTGACCGAGGGCGAGGATTTCAACTTCGTCGGCGTGCCGAGCTTCGCGCCGGAAATCGTTCGCCGCGTGCGTCTGACCGACGCGATGAAGGCGAAGAAGCTGAAGGAAGCGCTGCAACAGATGTCGGAAGAGGGCGTCGTGCAGGTGTTCCGCCCGCGCGACGGTGCGCCGGCGCTGGTCGGCGTGGTCGGCGCGCTCCAGCTCGACGTCTTGAAGGCGCGGCTGGAGGCGGAATATTCGCTGCCGGTCGAGTTCGAGGTCAGCGAGTTCCAGCTGGCGCGCTGGGTCTCCTCGGAGGATCGCAAGAAGCTCGACACCTTCATCGCCGCCAACACCTCCAGCATCGCCGACGACGTCGACGGCGATCCCGTCTATCTCGCCCGGAACGAGTTCTATCTCGGCTACACCAAAGAGCGCGCCGAGGGCATCGAGTTCACCAACGTAAAGGACGTCAAGAAGAAGGGGTAG
- a CDS encoding NnrU family protein, whose product MGLLVMILGLVLFFAAHVFTTKRDARAQAIARLGEGTYKILYALVSFAGLALIIWGFAHYRSSGWIDVWYPPKALKHITVALMLPAVILVVASYLRGRIYATLKHPMLAGIKLWAAAHLLANGDLGSIILFGSFLGWAVYDRISLKHRTDAGAPPIPVGGVTNDLIAVAVGVVAYLALAFAFHPVVIGVPVVGV is encoded by the coding sequence GTGGGTCTGCTGGTCATGATCCTGGGGCTGGTGCTGTTTTTCGCAGCCCATGTTTTCACAACCAAACGAGACGCGCGCGCGCAGGCGATCGCGAGGCTGGGCGAGGGCACCTACAAGATCCTCTACGCGCTGGTCTCGTTCGCGGGGCTCGCGTTGATCATCTGGGGCTTTGCTCATTACCGCAGCTCCGGCTGGATCGACGTGTGGTATCCGCCCAAGGCGCTGAAGCACATCACGGTCGCCTTGATGCTGCCCGCGGTGATCTTGGTGGTCGCCTCGTATTTGCGCGGCCGCATTTACGCGACGCTGAAGCATCCGATGCTGGCCGGTATCAAGCTGTGGGCTGCGGCGCATCTCTTGGCCAACGGCGATCTCGGCTCCATCATCCTGTTCGGCTCGTTCCTGGGCTGGGCGGTCTACGACCGCATCTCGCTGAAGCATCGCACCGACGCCGGCGCCCCGCCGATTCCGGTCGGCGGCGTCACCAATGACCTGATCGCAGTCGCAGTCGGCGTCGTTGCCTATCTCGCGCTGGCCTTTGCGTTCCATCCTGTTGTGATCGGTGTTCCCGTGGTGGGTGTCTAG